The following proteins are encoded in a genomic region of uncultured Ilyobacter sp.:
- a CDS encoding 2Fe-2S iron-sulfur cluster binding domain-containing protein has translation MDFLIAPLIVAAIAGGLAALISAVDKVVNNYGDVKIDINNGKKELEIKGGEPLLSSLSAEGIYLPSACGGRGSCGACKCKIETDVGPILPTEFPYLSDEERANKTRLACQVKIKKDLSIMIPEELFSVKQFTGSVLSIKDITHDIKEVLVDIGDETIEFTSGMYIQLIVPPYGKIKDYNQRAYSISSSPSDKNKIEMLIRLVPGGIATTWVHNFLKEGDKIELVGPFGEFQKQETDAAMICIAGGSGMAPFKSILYDMFEKGETDREVWYFFGARTLKDLFYLEEMRELETKWKNFHFIPALSEPQKEDGWSGETGLITDILDKYLKEKTSHIENKEGYLCGSPGMINACIEVFDSNGISEDKIYYDKFA, from the coding sequence ATGGATTTTCTAATCGCTCCTTTGATTGTTGCTGCAATAGCCGGTGGATTGGCAGCCCTTATATCTGCCGTGGATAAAGTAGTAAATAATTACGGAGATGTCAAAATTGACATAAACAACGGAAAAAAAGAACTTGAAATAAAAGGCGGAGAACCCCTTCTCTCCTCCTTGTCTGCTGAGGGTATATATCTTCCGTCTGCTTGTGGAGGAAGGGGAAGCTGTGGAGCTTGTAAATGCAAAATTGAAACAGACGTAGGCCCTATTCTACCAACTGAATTTCCATATCTTTCAGATGAAGAAAGAGCAAATAAGACTAGATTAGCATGTCAGGTAAAAATAAAAAAAGATCTTAGTATCATGATCCCTGAAGAACTTTTTAGTGTAAAGCAGTTTACAGGAAGTGTTCTGAGTATAAAGGATATAACTCACGATATAAAGGAGGTCCTTGTAGATATAGGAGATGAAACTATCGAATTTACTTCTGGAATGTATATACAGCTAATTGTACCTCCATACGGAAAAATTAAAGACTACAATCAAAGAGCCTACTCTATCTCTTCTAGCCCCTCTGATAAAAACAAAATTGAGATGCTCATAAGATTGGTCCCAGGAGGTATTGCCACAACATGGGTTCATAATTTTCTCAAAGAAGGCGATAAAATAGAGCTTGTAGGTCCCTTTGGTGAATTTCAAAAGCAAGAAACCGACGCTGCTATGATCTGCATTGCAGGAGGCTCTGGTATGGCTCCCTTTAAATCTATTTTATATGATATGTTTGAAAAGGGTGAAACAGATAGGGAAGTCTGGTACTTTTTTGGAGCACGTACTTTAAAAGATCTATTTTATTTGGAGGAGATGAGAGAGCTAGAAACAAAATGGAAAAACTTCCACTTTATTCCAGCCTTGTCTGAGCCTCAGAAAGAAGATGGGTGGTCTGGAGAAACTGGCCTCATAACAGATATTTTGGATAAATATCTGAAAGAAAAAACATCTCATATAGAAAACAAAGAGGGTTATCTCTGTGGAAGCCCGGGAATGATAAATGCCTGTATTGAAGTTTTTGACAGCAACGGAATCTCTGAAGATAAAATTTATTATGATAAGTTTGCATAG
- a CDS encoding FMN-binding protein has product MKKDSLIYTVIFSFVITFVFVFILAVAYKGTSERVQKYQKISEAKAYLSASGIKLNPDEDPEAKFSKIFGDDFENKEVLIAKINSENIFLSKFSGKGLWGTISGVIAVNSRIDKIIGIEITSHSETPGLGGRIEEAWFLNQFRGEKVPDNIQIVMGTGRGDTISDNGLIDGITGATRTSESVENIINNKLLQLRDLKRRGEI; this is encoded by the coding sequence ATGAAAAAAGATTCTCTAATATATACAGTGATATTTAGCTTTGTTATTACCTTTGTTTTCGTATTTATTCTTGCAGTCGCTTATAAGGGAACATCTGAAAGAGTTCAAAAGTATCAAAAAATTTCTGAAGCCAAGGCTTATCTATCTGCCTCAGGTATAAAATTAAACCCTGATGAAGACCCTGAAGCAAAATTTTCTAAAATTTTTGGAGATGATTTCGAAAATAAGGAAGTATTGATTGCTAAGATAAACAGTGAAAATATTTTCCTTTCAAAGTTTTCAGGAAAAGGCCTCTGGGGAACTATCTCTGGTGTCATTGCCGTCAATAGTCGCATCGATAAAATAATTGGAATAGAGATAACATCTCATTCTGAAACTCCAGGTTTAGGTGGGAGAATTGAAGAGGCTTGGTTTTTAAATCAGTTCAGAGGCGAAAAAGTTCCAGACAATATACAAATCGTCATGGGAACAGGCAGAGGTGATACTATTTCTGATAACGGTCTAATCGATGGCATAACTGGAGCCACAAGAACCAGCGAATCAGTTGAAAATATTATCAACAACAAACTTTTACAATTAAGAGATTTAAAAAGGAGGGGTGAGATTTGA
- the asnB gene encoding asparagine synthase B, with amino-acid sequence MCGIMYYSGKEAELLGFEKSLERIVYRGPDSTEILKDKGVWGFHRLSIMDLSNSGMQPFMLDGSIAICNGEIYNFRKIKEDLQDKYKFHSESDCEVLIPLYKEMGVDMFKYLDAEYAMVMYDAEADEVIAARDPIGIRPLFYGYSKATKEIAFASEAKSLIDFCEDVVAFPPGHYYKGGEFVCYRDMTKYTQFIDGDLEEITEGIKERLEAGVIKRLDSDAPVGYLLSGGLDSSLVCAIAQRNLEKPLKTFAIGMEKDPIDLKYAKEVAEYLGTEHTEVTISEKDVLDNLRHVIYCLETWDITTIRASMGMYLVCKYIRENTSIKVLLTGEISDEIFGYKYTDFAPSGEEFQKEAEKRLREIYMYDVLRADRCISANSLEARVPFGDLDFVDYVMGINPEKKLNTYNKGKYLLRKAFEGGDYLPNDILYREKAAFSDAVGHSLVDCIKAFAEEKYSDEDVEKAKEKYAYGTPFTKESLLYRDTFEEFFPGKAELIKDFWMPNKEWEGCNVDDPSARVLSNYGDSGK; translated from the coding sequence ATGTGTGGAATCATGTATTATTCAGGTAAGGAAGCGGAATTATTAGGATTTGAGAAAAGTCTTGAGAGAATTGTATATAGAGGACCTGACTCTACAGAGATATTAAAGGACAAAGGGGTATGGGGATTCCACAGGTTATCAATAATGGATCTTAGCAACAGCGGAATGCAGCCTTTTATGCTAGACGGAAGCATTGCAATATGTAATGGTGAGATATACAACTTTAGAAAAATAAAAGAAGACCTTCAAGATAAATATAAATTTCATTCAGAAAGTGACTGTGAAGTACTGATCCCTTTGTATAAAGAGATGGGTGTAGATATGTTTAAATATCTAGACGCAGAATATGCTATGGTTATGTATGATGCTGAAGCTGATGAAGTAATAGCAGCTAGAGATCCGATAGGAATAAGACCACTTTTTTACGGTTATTCCAAGGCTACAAAAGAGATAGCTTTTGCTAGTGAGGCAAAAAGCTTAATTGACTTCTGTGAAGACGTAGTTGCTTTCCCTCCGGGACATTACTATAAAGGTGGAGAATTCGTCTGCTATAGAGACATGACAAAGTATACACAATTCATCGACGGAGATCTTGAAGAGATAACTGAAGGGATAAAAGAAAGGCTTGAAGCGGGAGTAATAAAAAGATTAGATTCTGATGCACCAGTTGGATACCTATTAAGTGGAGGCTTAGATTCGAGTTTAGTTTGTGCAATTGCTCAGAGAAACCTTGAAAAACCTTTAAAGACGTTTGCTATAGGAATGGAAAAGGATCCTATAGATCTTAAGTATGCCAAAGAGGTAGCTGAATACCTAGGAACAGAGCACACAGAGGTAACTATAAGTGAGAAAGACGTTTTAGATAATTTAAGGCATGTAATATACTGTCTTGAAACTTGGGATATAACAACTATCAGAGCAAGTATGGGAATGTATCTTGTTTGTAAATATATAAGAGAAAACACTAGTATCAAAGTTCTATTAACAGGTGAAATCAGTGACGAAATATTTGGATATAAATATACTGACTTTGCACCAAGTGGAGAAGAGTTCCAAAAAGAAGCAGAGAAAAGACTTAGAGAGATCTACATGTACGACGTACTAAGAGCTGACAGATGTATCTCAGCAAACTCTTTAGAGGCTAGAGTTCCTTTTGGAGATTTAGATTTTGTAGATTATGTAATGGGTATCAATCCTGAAAAAAAATTAAATACATACAACAAAGGTAAATACCTTCTAAGAAAGGCTTTTGAAGGTGGAGACTACCTTCCAAACGACATCTTATACAGAGAAAAAGCAGCCTTCAGTGATGCTGTAGGACACTCACTAGTTGACTGTATCAAGGCATTTGCTGAGGAAAAATACTCTGATGAAGATGTTGAAAAGGCAAAAGAAAAATATGCTTACGGAACTCCATTTACAAAAGAATCACTCTTATACAGAGATACCTTTGAAGAATTCTTCCCTGGTAAGGCAGAGTTAATAAAAGATTTCTGGATGCCAAATAAAGAGTGGGAAGGATGTAACGTAGACGACCCTAGTGCAAGAGTATTATCAAACTATGGTGACAGTGGAAAGTAA
- a CDS encoding putative peptidoglycan glycosyltransferase FtsW, which produces MKIEKQSMYYEKMSIEKRLSMDKEIKKNKARRLVIWICLGIFISISLLNIVSASFYSATYSYRGGSSFQFLIKHFIWFVVAIVTFGITNKIPYTFYKKKPTIRFALIISILLLLAVLIGAKIAPKLVPVINGAIGWIRLGPFSIQPAEFLKIPYIVILAKLFENGEKKDFKNSEIILNTAPIYFLFVFLIIMQGDLGTVIHYTSILFFMLFLSKISKKIVAGFISLASVSLISGLGYVHYFINDTQGVGYRVKRIKSYLDGLLQGKYGNDVGYQVGQSLIAMGSGGIFGKGYANGVQKYSYLPEIHTDFILASLGEEWGFAGVLLIMILFYTIFSLSMTIAAESRDYFAKYLVAGMASLIFTQLLINSFVVTGLMPVTGIPFPIFSYGGSSLITVFSALGIVLNVNKKNLIEKYGAY; this is translated from the coding sequence ATGAAAATAGAAAAGCAAAGTATGTACTATGAAAAAATGTCCATAGAGAAAAGGCTAAGTATGGATAAAGAAATAAAAAAAAACAAGGCCAGAAGGCTCGTAATATGGATATGTTTGGGAATTTTTATTAGTATAAGCCTTTTAAATATAGTAAGTGCTAGTTTTTACTCGGCTACCTATAGTTATAGAGGCGGTTCATCTTTCCAGTTTTTGATAAAACATTTTATCTGGTTTGTTGTTGCCATAGTGACATTTGGAATAACCAATAAGATCCCCTATACTTTTTATAAAAAAAAGCCAACAATAAGGTTTGCCCTCATAATTTCTATACTCCTTTTACTTGCTGTTTTGATAGGAGCCAAGATTGCTCCCAAATTAGTTCCTGTGATAAATGGAGCCATAGGATGGATAAGGTTAGGCCCCTTCAGTATACAGCCAGCTGAATTTTTGAAAATTCCTTATATAGTAATTCTGGCAAAATTATTTGAAAATGGTGAAAAAAAAGATTTCAAAAATAGTGAAATAATACTAAACACTGCGCCTATATACTTTTTATTTGTTTTTTTAATAATAATGCAAGGTGACTTAGGAACGGTAATTCATTATACATCAATACTATTTTTTATGCTTTTTCTGTCTAAAATATCTAAAAAAATAGTAGCAGGTTTTATAAGTCTTGCATCAGTATCACTTATATCAGGTTTAGGCTATGTTCATTATTTTATAAATGATACCCAAGGAGTAGGATATAGGGTAAAGAGAATCAAGAGCTACCTCGACGGTTTACTACAGGGTAAGTATGGAAATGATGTAGGATACCAAGTAGGACAATCTCTGATAGCAATGGGAAGCGGGGGTATATTCGGCAAGGGATATGCCAACGGTGTCCAGAAGTATAGCTACCTCCCAGAGATACACACAGATTTTATATTAGCTTCTTTAGGTGAAGAGTGGGGCTTTGCAGGAGTTCTATTAATAATGATTTTATTTTATACTATCTTCAGCTTGTCTATGACTATCGCCGCCGAATCAAGAGACTATTTCGCAAAGTACCTTGTGGCTGGAATGGCGAGTCTTATATTCACACAACTTTTGATTAATTCATTCGTTGTAACAGGACTGATGCCAGTTACTGGAATTCCATTTCCTATATTCAGCTACGGAGGCAGTTCGTTAATAACTGTTTTTTCAGCACTGGGGATAGTGTTAAATGTAAATAAAAAAAATCTAATTGAAAAATACGGAGCTTATTAA
- a CDS encoding NADH:ubiquinone reductase (Na(+)-transporting) subunit D, with translation MNTAKDLAKENLWNNNPVFVQILGICSTLAVTNNLTNTFIMTVSVTFVTAFSNLSVSILKNYIPRKVRMIVQTLIIAFFVIIVDIMLRAYLPDISRSLGPYVGLIITNCIIMGRAEAFAQSNPPLISFWDGITSGIGYMWVLMIIAFFRELLGFGTLFGMQILSIGFTPWTIMVMAPSAFFILGILIWVVKTNMMRQDEKKEISVKQTN, from the coding sequence TTGAATACTGCTAAAGATTTAGCTAAGGAGAATCTGTGGAACAATAACCCTGTTTTTGTCCAAATATTAGGTATCTGCTCTACACTTGCAGTTACCAACAATCTCACCAATACTTTCATTATGACTGTCTCAGTTACTTTTGTGACTGCTTTTAGCAACTTGTCAGTTTCAATTCTAAAAAATTATATACCCAGAAAGGTGAGAATGATTGTTCAGACTCTTATTATCGCTTTTTTCGTAATAATAGTAGATATAATGCTTAGAGCCTATCTTCCAGATATAAGCAGATCTCTCGGCCCATACGTAGGTCTCATTATTACCAACTGCATTATAATGGGTCGAGCCGAAGCTTTTGCTCAATCAAACCCTCCCCTTATCTCTTTTTGGGATGGTATAACTTCTGGTATAGGTTATATGTGGGTTCTCATGATCATAGCATTTTTCCGTGAGCTTTTAGGATTTGGAACCTTGTTTGGGATGCAAATCTTAAGTATCGGATTTACACCTTGGACTATTATGGTGATGGCTCCTAGTGCATTTTTTATCCTTGGTATTCTCATATGGGTAGTCAAAACAAATATGATGAGACAAGATGAAAAAAAAGAGATTTCTGTAAAACAAACTAATTAA
- a CDS encoding DUF896 domain-containing protein: protein MDMKDIIKKVNYYAGEAKKRELTEEEKIDRQKYRNMYLEKFKAQVKGHLDNIKIVDENEPKYKN from the coding sequence ATGGATATGAAAGATATTATAAAAAAGGTCAATTATTATGCTGGAGAAGCAAAAAAAAGAGAATTGACAGAGGAAGAAAAAATAGACAGACAAAAATACAGAAATATGTACCTTGAAAAATTTAAGGCACAGGTCAAAGGTCACTTGGATAACATCAAAATAGTGGACGAAAACGAACCTAAATATAAAAATTAA
- a CDS encoding RnfABCDGE type electron transport complex subunit D has protein sequence MMRKVMYSLIPIFILSIYLYGIRALGLIAVSFFFGIATEYLFLKKKKKKITEAVLVTCALYSLSMPPGIPLWIAAIGIIFGVSMGKMAYGGFGRNIFNPAITGRLFIYIAFPNMANKWLIPGNFGLTDGTAGATPLEVLRDGGIPNITGLLLGTRSGSLGESSGILIIAAALYLLYTKTASWRSMGATLTGYLAAQTFLYSFGLGANPLYGIFSGSLLFISVFMVTDPVSSPKKNNSLFAYGILIGLSVVLIRTFSLFPEGTSFAILLGNTFAPLMDETIGKTKVKEVKL, from the coding sequence ATGATGAGAAAAGTAATGTACTCACTCATACCCATTTTTATTTTGTCCATTTATTTATACGGAATCAGGGCTTTAGGTTTAATAGCGGTCTCTTTTTTCTTTGGAATAGCCACCGAATATCTTTTCCTTAAAAAAAAGAAGAAAAAAATAACCGAAGCTGTTCTTGTGACGTGTGCTTTATATTCTCTATCTATGCCTCCGGGAATTCCTCTTTGGATTGCCGCTATTGGAATAATCTTCGGGGTTTCCATGGGAAAAATGGCATATGGTGGTTTCGGCCGTAATATATTTAACCCAGCTATTACAGGGAGGCTCTTCATATATATAGCTTTTCCCAACATGGCAAATAAATGGCTTATCCCTGGTAATTTTGGTCTAACAGACGGAACCGCTGGTGCAACTCCTCTCGAAGTTTTGAGAGATGGAGGGATTCCAAATATAACAGGTCTTCTTTTGGGAACTAGGTCTGGTTCATTAGGTGAAAGCTCTGGAATTCTAATTATAGCTGCTGCGTTATATCTCCTCTATACAAAAACAGCTAGCTGGAGATCTATGGGGGCAACTTTGACTGGTTATCTTGCAGCACAGACCTTTTTATATTCCTTTGGCCTGGGTGCTAACCCCCTATATGGTATTTTTTCAGGAAGTCTCCTCTTTATATCAGTATTCATGGTAACTGATCCTGTTTCATCTCCTAAAAAAAATAATTCTCTTTTTGCCTATGGTATTCTCATAGGTTTATCTGTTGTTCTTATAAGAACATTTTCCCTTTTCCCTGAAGGAACTAGTTTTGCTATCCTTCTAGGAAATACCTTTGCACCTTTGATGGATGAAACTATAGGGAAAACAAAGGTCAAAGAGGTGAAGTTATGA
- a CDS encoding Rnf-Nqr domain containing protein: MTPDIHPFTLFLASIFTSNILLANFLGMCSFISISKDMTSSNGLGMAVTGVLTLTSMINWVVLKYILIPLDLLYLRFIVFIVVIAATVQILEMVIDRLSPSLYIALGIFLPLITVNCAILGVSLFIEIRNYNFIQTASYAFGSGLGWWLAIMALSAIQKKIKNSPVPAGLEGPGITLVTIGFMAMAFIGFSGMLIVQ; this comes from the coding sequence ATGACCCCTGATATACATCCATTCACCCTTTTTTTGGCTTCTATCTTCACAAGTAATATACTCTTAGCAAATTTCCTTGGTATGTGTTCATTTATATCAATATCAAAGGATATGACATCATCAAATGGTCTCGGTATGGCCGTCACAGGAGTCCTCACTCTTACTTCTATGATAAACTGGGTTGTTCTAAAGTATATCCTTATTCCATTAGATCTTCTTTATTTAAGGTTCATAGTTTTTATAGTTGTAATTGCAGCTACAGTACAAATTCTTGAGATGGTCATAGACCGGCTTTCTCCTAGTCTCTATATTGCATTGGGGATATTTTTACCTTTGATTACTGTAAACTGTGCCATTTTAGGAGTTTCTCTTTTTATAGAGATAAGAAATTACAACTTCATCCAAACAGCCTCTTATGCTTTTGGTTCTGGATTAGGTTGGTGGCTGGCTATAATGGCTCTTTCAGCAATACAAAAGAAAATAAAAAACTCACCTGTTCCTGCAGGTCTTGAGGGGCCTGGTATTACTTTGGTCACAATAGGATTTATGGCAATGGCATTTATAGGTTTTTCTGGAATGCTTATCGTTCAATAG
- a CDS encoding alpha/beta hydrolase-fold protein, protein MLGFIWWLTLFLLIFYLMTGTSEKKIKRKIDKTLTFPGVWYREKMVEWEWESEALPFSKDIKIRVRYIKSFCTGENMRYIVMSPRILKEKKYPCVFLLHGMRDSADDWLERAKIIENYEGLLHCGKIGEMILVMPDSGYNGESWYADFIKRKSHDYESYFVKELLPKIRSEYPIGSIGIAGFSMGGHGALKIALRNIEEFKAAGSFAGAISLIRLAVNRRVMRVIRMLYVPQFIFGEGDGRHFVQVFGSWGHQIIKQDPYSLIKAYGRKNPNKLKDKYFYLSVGDEDKEPYLMLQQWIDVVGRLKKYGFNYNAHLYRGESHSWNYVAKDLPNLLKYFYDKLK, encoded by the coding sequence ATGCTTGGTTTTATATGGTGGTTAACACTGTTTCTTTTGATTTTTTATCTGATGACAGGAACCAGTGAGAAAAAAATAAAAAGAAAAATAGATAAAACCCTTACCTTTCCAGGGGTATGGTACCGAGAAAAAATGGTAGAATGGGAATGGGAGTCAGAGGCTCTGCCTTTTAGCAAGGATATAAAAATTAGAGTAAGATATATAAAAAGTTTCTGTACCGGAGAGAATATGAGATATATTGTTATGTCTCCGAGGATATTAAAAGAAAAAAAATATCCCTGTGTATTTCTTCTGCACGGCATGAGGGATAGCGCAGATGACTGGCTTGAGAGAGCCAAAATAATAGAAAATTATGAAGGACTTTTGCATTGCGGAAAAATAGGTGAAATGATTTTGGTCATGCCTGATTCTGGTTATAATGGTGAGAGCTGGTATGCTGATTTTATAAAGAGGAAATCACATGATTATGAAAGTTATTTTGTGAAAGAACTTCTTCCTAAAATAAGGTCGGAATATCCAATTGGAAGCATAGGGATAGCAGGATTTTCCATGGGTGGTCACGGAGCATTAAAAATCGCCTTAAGGAATATAGAAGAGTTTAAGGCTGCAGGAAGTTTTGCAGGAGCCATAAGTCTTATCAGACTAGCTGTTAACCGTAGAGTAATGAGGGTAATAAGAATGTTGTATGTGCCTCAGTTTATTTTTGGAGAGGGTGACGGCCGTCATTTTGTGCAGGTTTTTGGTTCATGGGGACATCAAATAATAAAGCAGGATCCATACTCTCTAATAAAAGCATACGGGAGGAAAAATCCCAATAAGCTAAAGGACAAGTATTTTTATCTCAGTGTAGGGGACGAGGATAAAGAGCCATATCTAATGCTGCAGCAGTGGATAGATGTTGTAGGAAGGCTTAAAAAGTATGGGTTTAACTATAACGCCCACCTCTATAGGGGGGAATCTCATTCTTGGAACTATGTGGCCAAGGATCTTCCCAACCTTTTGAAATATTTTTATGATAAACTTAAATAA
- the asnS gene encoding asparagine--tRNA ligase has translation MEKTLVKKLYRETESFLGEEVVISGWVKKIRSQKKFGFIEINDGSFFKGIQVVFESELDNFEEISKASISSTLVVKGKLVESQGKGQSIEILASDVEIFQKADLDFPLQNKRHSFEFLRTIAHLRPRTNTFSAVFRVRSVLAYAIHKFFQENDFVYVHTPIITGADCEGAGEMFRVTTLDLDNVPKTEEGSIDESKDFFGKETNLTVSGQLNVETYCAAFRNVYTFGPTFRAENSNTSRHASEFWMIEPEIAFGDLGVNMELAEAMVKYVIKYVMDECPEEMEFFNSFIEKGLFEKLNNVLNNDFGRVTYTEAIDILESCGKKFDFPVEWGIDLQSEHERYLAEEHFKKPIFVTDYPKDIKAFYMKMNEDDKTVRAMDLLAPGIGEIIGGSQREDDLSLLEKRMEEMDLNKEDYTFYTDLRRYGSFPHSGFGLGFERMMMYITGMTNIRDVIPFPRTPKSAEF, from the coding sequence ATGGAAAAAACTTTAGTAAAGAAACTCTATAGAGAAACTGAAAGTTTTCTCGGGGAAGAAGTTGTTATATCAGGATGGGTAAAAAAAATAAGGTCTCAAAAGAAATTTGGATTTATTGAAATAAATGATGGGTCTTTTTTTAAAGGGATTCAGGTAGTATTTGAAAGTGAACTCGATAATTTTGAGGAAATTTCAAAGGCATCTATTTCATCTACTCTTGTTGTTAAGGGTAAACTTGTAGAATCTCAAGGGAAGGGGCAATCTATAGAGATTTTAGCAAGTGATGTGGAGATATTTCAAAAGGCCGATCTTGATTTCCCACTTCAAAATAAAAGGCATTCTTTCGAGTTTTTGAGGACTATTGCCCATCTTAGACCAAGGACAAATACATTTTCTGCAGTATTTAGAGTTAGATCGGTTCTAGCTTATGCTATTCACAAATTTTTTCAGGAAAATGATTTTGTATATGTACATACTCCAATTATCACAGGGGCAGACTGTGAAGGAGCAGGAGAGATGTTTAGGGTTACTACATTAGATTTGGATAATGTTCCTAAAACTGAAGAGGGTTCCATAGACGAATCAAAAGATTTTTTTGGGAAAGAGACAAACCTCACTGTAAGTGGTCAACTAAATGTAGAGACTTACTGTGCCGCTTTTAGAAATGTATATACTTTTGGGCCGACTTTCAGAGCTGAAAATTCAAATACATCTAGACATGCCTCTGAATTCTGGATGATCGAACCTGAGATTGCATTCGGAGACCTTGGTGTAAATATGGAGCTTGCAGAGGCCATGGTAAAATATGTTATTAAGTATGTAATGGATGAATGTCCTGAAGAGATGGAGTTTTTTAACAGCTTCATAGAGAAAGGCTTATTTGAAAAACTAAACAATGTACTGAATAATGATTTTGGAAGAGTTACTTATACTGAGGCGATAGATATTCTTGAAAGTTGCGGTAAGAAATTTGATTTCCCTGTGGAATGGGGGATTGACCTTCAGAGTGAACATGAGAGATATTTAGCTGAGGAACACTTTAAAAAGCCTATATTTGTAACTGATTATCCAAAGGATATAAAGGCATTTTATATGAAAATGAATGAAGATGATAAGACTGTAAGGGCAATGGATCTATTAGCTCCAGGTATAGGGGAGATTATAGGTGGGTCTCAAAGAGAAGACGACCTTTCACTGCTAGAGAAAAGAATGGAAGAAATGGATCTTAATAAAGAGGACTATACTTTTTATACAGATTTGAGAAGATACGGAAGTTTTCCTCACTCAGGATTTGGGCTAGGATTTGAAAGAATGATGATGTACATAACGGGAATGACCAATATAAGAGACGTAATTCCTTTCCCGAGAACACCTAAAAGTGCTGAATTTTAG
- a CDS encoding MetQ/NlpA family ABC transporter substrate-binding protein codes for MRKTAFLGIFILFFTVSNAKFLFFKDNESKITLRVGVASKSNSEIFNFIKNNFKDEEFELEIVEYSDYIQSNDDLLEDVIDVNYSQNKDYLNFYNTEYNTNIVSYGDMYFERMGIYSKKYSSIKEFKNIVIAIPNIESDKIRALKILENTGLISLNNEYQILENPRNIRLLEISPKYLLRVLEQADSIIGKENEIFQKDDDSLENALYLEEYNEKYTNVLAGKYKSKKKKHIKRLYELLKSTEVKHMIDKKHKGIII; via the coding sequence ATGAGGAAAACAGCTTTTTTAGGAATTTTTATTCTATTTTTTACGGTTTCTAATGCCAAATTTTTATTTTTTAAGGATAATGAAAGTAAAATAACTCTAAGGGTAGGAGTTGCTTCTAAATCTAATTCAGAAATTTTTAACTTTATAAAAAATAATTTTAAAGATGAAGAATTTGAGCTTGAAATCGTAGAGTACTCAGATTATATTCAATCTAATGATGATCTTTTAGAGGATGTTATAGATGTAAATTATTCTCAAAATAAAGATTATTTAAATTTTTACAACACTGAATATAATACTAATATTGTTTCTTATGGAGATATGTATTTTGAAAGAATGGGTATCTATTCAAAAAAGTATAGCAGCATAAAAGAGTTTAAAAATATTGTCATCGCAATTCCAAACATTGAAAGCGATAAGATTCGAGCTCTAAAAATTTTAGAGAACACAGGTTTAATTAGCTTAAATAATGAATATCAAATATTGGAAAATCCGAGAAATATAAGACTTTTAGAAATCAGTCCAAAATATCTGTTAAGAGTGTTAGAGCAGGCAGATTCAATAATTGGAAAGGAAAATGAGATTTTTCAAAAAGACGATGATTCTCTTGAAAACGCACTATACCTAGAAGAGTATAATGAAAAATATACAAATGTTCTTGCTGGAAAATATAAAAGTAAGAAAAAAAAGCATATAAAAAGACTTTATGAACTATTAAAATCCACTGAAGTTAAGCATATGATTGATAAAAAACATAAGGGTATCATTATCTAA